Proteins encoded by one window of Chondromyces crocatus:
- the amaB gene encoding L-piperidine-6-carboxylate dehydrogenase, translated as MRDDVNGLLEGLGVLAGAPSGVCAGGWLDATGPEIESVDPTTGEALGRVRSASREDYDAVVTRASERFASWRMRPAPRRGEVVRRLGELLRQHKEALGTLVSLEMGKIRSEGLGEVQEMIDICDFAVGLSRQLHGLTLPSERPHHRMMEQWHPLGTVGVVTAFNFPVAVWAWNVAIAAVCGDVCVWKPSPVTPLCSLAVQRLVEQAFAEHEAEGVLCLAVGGADAGAWMADDARLPLVSFTGSIPVGRKVAARVAGRLGRSLLELGGNNAIIVLDDADLDLAVRAITFGAVGTAGQRCTSTRRVFAQRGISGKLTERLMAAYQTVRIGDPLEEETLMGPLATREAVLRYEAALRSAGEEGGEVLCGGKALDRPGFFVEPALVWAPRQQDFSIAWKETFAPILYLFEVGDLDEAIAAQNAVTQGLSSAIFTDSLRSAEKFLSAMGSDCGIANVNIGTSGAEIGGAFGGEKETGGGREAGSDSWKAYMRRQTCTINWGTELPLAQGVKFS; from the coding sequence ATGCGTGACGATGTGAACGGCTTGCTGGAAGGGCTCGGGGTTCTGGCGGGGGCGCCTTCGGGGGTCTGCGCGGGCGGCTGGCTCGACGCGACGGGCCCCGAGATCGAGTCGGTCGATCCGACGACGGGGGAAGCGCTCGGGCGGGTGCGGTCGGCGTCGCGCGAGGACTACGATGCGGTGGTGACGCGGGCCAGCGAGCGCTTCGCTTCGTGGCGGATGCGGCCTGCCCCGCGGCGAGGCGAGGTGGTGCGGCGGCTCGGCGAGCTGTTGCGGCAGCACAAGGAGGCGCTCGGCACGCTGGTGTCGCTGGAGATGGGGAAGATCCGCTCGGAGGGGCTGGGCGAGGTGCAGGAGATGATCGACATCTGCGACTTCGCCGTGGGGTTGAGCCGTCAGCTCCACGGGCTGACGTTGCCGAGCGAGCGCCCGCACCACCGGATGATGGAGCAGTGGCATCCGCTGGGGACCGTGGGGGTGGTCACGGCGTTCAACTTCCCGGTGGCGGTGTGGGCGTGGAACGTGGCGATCGCGGCGGTCTGCGGCGATGTGTGCGTGTGGAAGCCGTCGCCGGTGACGCCGCTGTGCAGCCTGGCAGTGCAGCGGCTGGTGGAGCAGGCGTTCGCGGAGCACGAGGCCGAAGGGGTGCTCTGTCTGGCGGTGGGAGGCGCAGACGCAGGAGCGTGGATGGCGGACGATGCGCGGCTGCCGCTGGTGTCGTTCACAGGCTCGATCCCGGTCGGCCGGAAGGTGGCTGCGCGGGTGGCAGGGCGGCTGGGACGCAGCTTGCTGGAGCTGGGAGGGAACAACGCGATCATCGTGCTCGACGACGCGGACCTGGATCTGGCCGTGCGTGCGATCACCTTCGGGGCGGTGGGGACCGCGGGGCAGCGCTGCACGTCGACGCGGCGGGTGTTCGCGCAGCGGGGGATCTCGGGGAAGCTGACGGAGCGGCTGATGGCGGCGTACCAGACGGTGCGCATCGGCGATCCGCTGGAGGAGGAGACGCTCATGGGGCCCCTCGCGACACGGGAGGCCGTGCTGCGCTACGAGGCGGCGCTGCGGTCGGCAGGTGAGGAAGGCGGGGAGGTGCTGTGCGGGGGGAAGGCGCTGGATCGGCCGGGCTTCTTCGTGGAGCCGGCGCTGGTGTGGGCGCCGCGGCAGCAGGACTTCTCGATCGCGTGGAAGGAGACGTTCGCGCCGATCCTCTACCTGTTCGAGGTGGGCGATCTGGACGAGGCGATCGCGGCGCAGAATGCGGTGACGCAGGGACTGTCGAGCGCCATCTTCACGGACAGCCTGCGCTCGGCGGAGAAGTTCCTGTCGGCGATGGGCTCGGACTGCGGGATCGCCAACGTGAACATCGGGACGAGCGGCGCGGAGATCGGGGGGGCGTTCGGCGGGGAGAAAGAGACGGGCGGCGGACGGGAGGCCGGGTCCGACTCGTGGAAGGCGTACATGCGGCGGCAGACCTGCACCATCAACTGGGGCACGGAGCTGCCACTCGCGCAGGGCGTGAAGTTCTCGTGA
- a CDS encoding OmpA/MotB family protein yields the protein MQLRTFALPALIASFALGCGYSEEEWQAQLDKYNRLQSEHQNTEARLTKTQQELQAEQTRVEELAKQLKAAGIDISKLNENLQSSASQVSQLSASLEERERALAEYKARAKQLEQIKERFDTLRKKLDELTKLGLAVNIRKNRMVVSLPGDVLFDSGRETLKKEGKEILEKVAQVIRADASLKARDFQVAGHTDNKPLAGGVFRDNWGLSLMRAREVLLYLVSDKGQLPIDHWSASGYGDTDPVASNDDADGRQKNRRCDIIVVPSVEEMLDLKAIAQ from the coding sequence ATGCAACTGCGAACCTTTGCCTTGCCGGCCCTGATCGCCTCGTTTGCACTTGGCTGTGGCTACTCCGAAGAGGAGTGGCAGGCCCAGCTCGACAAGTACAACCGCCTCCAGAGCGAGCATCAGAACACCGAAGCTCGCCTCACGAAGACCCAGCAGGAGCTCCAGGCGGAGCAGACCCGGGTCGAGGAACTCGCCAAGCAGCTCAAGGCTGCTGGCATCGACATCTCCAAGCTCAACGAGAACCTCCAGAGCTCTGCCTCTCAGGTCTCCCAGCTCAGCGCCAGCCTCGAAGAGCGCGAGCGCGCCCTCGCCGAGTACAAGGCGCGCGCCAAGCAGCTCGAGCAGATCAAGGAGCGCTTCGACACCCTCCGCAAGAAGCTCGACGAGCTGACCAAGCTCGGCCTCGCGGTCAACATCCGCAAGAACCGCATGGTCGTCTCGCTCCCGGGCGATGTGCTCTTCGACTCCGGCCGCGAGACCCTCAAGAAGGAAGGCAAGGAGATCCTCGAGAAGGTCGCCCAGGTCATCCGCGCCGACGCGTCGCTCAAGGCGCGCGACTTCCAGGTCGCCGGTCACACCGACAACAAGCCCCTCGCGGGCGGCGTTTTCCGTGACAACTGGGGCCTGTCGCTCATGCGCGCCCGTGAGGTGCTCCTGTACCTCGTGAGCGACAAGGGCCAGCTCCCCATCGATCACTGGAGCGCCTCTGGCTACGGCGATACGGATCCCGTCGCCTCCAACGACGACGCCGACGGCCGCCAGAAGAACCGCCGCTGCGACATCATCGTCGTCCCGAGCGTCGAGGAAATGCTCGACCTCAAGGCCATCGCACAGTAG
- a CDS encoding MFS transporter has protein sequence MNDATSGTAKLSTYQRWLFFFLGVAGFFEGYDIFALSQLLPAIRAEMGLATASEGLLVGFINTGAILAFFLVRRADRWGRRKALTVTILGYTLFSLLTGLAPNIWVFAVAQLCARFFLLAEWAIGIVYAAEEFPAARRGMVIGALNGLNGLGAVVCAGIASPVAASPLGWRGVYFIGAVPLLLMAIARRSLRETQRFTTQVEQGGATGSFARLLEPPWRSRTLFLAAIWWLTYACVANAITFWKEHAVQERGYTGSEVGLYISVAAVAAIPLTFLAGKLLDRLGRRMGAVLIYGSLVVGVLGCYMAEPRSVVVVCLVFGIAGVTAVATVLSAYNAELFPTALRGDAFGLSNNLLGRTAMVLSPFVAGHAAESFGWGRTVAATTVLPLVALVLLLVAMPETRGRELEETSAQPAS, from the coding sequence ATGAACGACGCCACGTCCGGGACAGCGAAGCTCAGCACGTACCAGCGCTGGCTGTTCTTCTTCCTGGGGGTGGCGGGGTTCTTCGAGGGCTACGACATCTTCGCGCTGTCGCAGCTCTTGCCAGCGATCCGGGCAGAGATGGGACTCGCCACGGCCTCCGAGGGGTTGCTGGTCGGGTTCATCAACACGGGGGCGATCCTCGCATTCTTCCTGGTGCGGCGCGCGGATCGGTGGGGGCGACGCAAGGCGCTGACGGTCACGATCCTGGGCTACACGCTGTTCTCGTTGCTGACGGGGCTCGCGCCGAACATCTGGGTGTTCGCAGTCGCGCAGCTCTGCGCGCGGTTCTTCTTGCTGGCGGAGTGGGCGATCGGGATCGTGTACGCGGCGGAGGAGTTCCCGGCGGCGCGGCGAGGGATGGTGATCGGCGCGCTGAACGGGCTGAACGGGCTCGGGGCGGTGGTGTGCGCGGGCATCGCATCGCCGGTGGCGGCGTCGCCGCTCGGGTGGCGGGGGGTGTACTTCATCGGCGCCGTGCCGCTCCTCTTGATGGCCATCGCGCGGCGGTCGCTGCGCGAGACGCAGCGCTTCACGACGCAGGTCGAGCAAGGTGGCGCGACGGGCTCGTTCGCGCGGCTGCTGGAGCCGCCGTGGCGCTCGAGGACGCTGTTCCTGGCGGCGATCTGGTGGTTGACCTACGCCTGCGTGGCGAACGCGATCACGTTCTGGAAGGAGCACGCGGTCCAGGAGCGTGGCTACACGGGGAGCGAGGTGGGGCTGTACATCTCGGTGGCCGCAGTGGCCGCGATCCCGCTGACGTTCCTGGCAGGCAAGCTGCTGGATCGGCTGGGGCGGCGGATGGGGGCGGTGCTGATCTACGGGTCGCTCGTGGTGGGGGTACTGGGCTGCTACATGGCCGAGCCGCGGTCGGTGGTGGTGGTGTGCTTGGTCTTCGGGATCGCCGGGGTGACGGCGGTGGCCACGGTGCTGTCGGCCTACAACGCCGAGCTGTTCCCCACGGCGCTGCGTGGCGATGCGTTCGGTCTGTCGAACAACTTGCTGGGGCGCACGGCGATGGTGCTCTCGCCATTCGTTGCGGGGCACGCGGCAGAGTCCTTCGGCTGGGGTCGCACGGTGGCGGCGACGACGGTGCTGCCGCTGGTGGCGCTGGTGCTGCTCCTCGTGGCGATGCCAGAGACGCGCGGTCGTGAGCTGGAGGAGACGTCGGCCCAGCCGGCATCGTGA
- a CDS encoding PaaI family thioesterase encodes MSNQEAQDHAESLNQILDGWGKANGLSIVSASRDEVVAELTIAPKHLQAYGIVHGGMHCAIIETVASIGAAIDAYAHGKNVVGLENHTSFLRAVREGKLRAVARPLTRGRRSQVWEANVYDEKGRVAASGRVRLLVLDPEAELGGKQVELKGAE; translated from the coding sequence ATGAGCAACCAGGAAGCCCAGGATCACGCGGAGTCCTTGAACCAGATCCTCGATGGGTGGGGGAAGGCGAATGGACTGAGCATCGTCAGCGCGTCGCGCGACGAGGTGGTCGCCGAGCTGACGATCGCGCCGAAGCACCTCCAGGCGTACGGCATCGTGCACGGGGGGATGCACTGCGCGATCATCGAGACGGTGGCGTCGATCGGGGCGGCCATCGACGCATACGCGCACGGGAAGAACGTGGTGGGGCTGGAGAACCACACGTCGTTCCTGCGGGCGGTGCGCGAGGGGAAGCTCAGGGCCGTGGCCAGGCCGCTCACGCGAGGGCGCCGCTCGCAGGTGTGGGAGGCGAACGTGTACGACGAGAAGGGGCGGGTCGCGGCGTCGGGTCGGGTGAGGTTGCTGGTGCTCGATCCGGAGGCGGAGCTCGGCGGCAAGCAGGTGGAGCTGAAGGGCGCCGAGTGA
- a CDS encoding branched-chain amino acid transaminase, with protein sequence MVDKVKKIWLEGELVDWDEAKVHVLTHSLHYGLGAFEGIRAYRRTDGRTAVFRLREHIDRLLDTCKLVFTVPRFSRTQLVDACLHTLRENAMDEAYLRPLVFVGDGAMGVFAPDNPIRTMVVAWRWGAYLGKEGLEKGIRTKISSWSRNHLHVGLPRAKMMGQYTNSTLAKREARMAGYDEAILLDTSGQVCEGSGENIFIVKNGRLYTPPLSVSILAGITRETIITLAREEGLTVSEEPIIRDQLYLADEAFFTGTAAEVTPIREVDDRTIGEGKIGPITRRLQQRYFDVVKGSDDSHPEWLTYLR encoded by the coding sequence ATGGTCGACAAGGTGAAGAAGATCTGGTTGGAAGGCGAGCTGGTCGACTGGGACGAAGCCAAGGTCCACGTCCTGACCCACTCGCTGCATTACGGCCTCGGCGCCTTCGAGGGCATCCGCGCCTACCGCCGCACTGACGGACGGACTGCCGTCTTCCGCCTGCGCGAGCACATCGATCGCCTGCTCGACACGTGCAAGCTGGTGTTCACCGTGCCCCGCTTCTCCCGCACCCAGCTGGTGGACGCCTGCCTCCACACCCTCCGTGAGAACGCGATGGACGAGGCCTACCTGCGTCCGCTCGTCTTCGTCGGCGATGGGGCCATGGGGGTCTTCGCGCCCGACAACCCCATCCGCACCATGGTCGTCGCCTGGCGCTGGGGTGCATACCTGGGCAAGGAAGGCCTGGAGAAGGGCATCCGCACCAAGATCTCTTCCTGGTCCCGCAACCACCTCCACGTCGGCCTGCCCCGCGCCAAGATGATGGGCCAGTACACGAACAGCACCCTCGCCAAGCGGGAAGCGCGCATGGCCGGCTATGACGAAGCCATCCTGCTCGACACCTCCGGTCAGGTTTGCGAGGGCTCGGGCGAGAACATCTTCATCGTCAAGAACGGGCGCCTTTACACGCCGCCCCTCAGCGTCTCCATCCTCGCCGGCATCACCCGCGAGACCATCATCACCCTCGCGCGTGAAGAGGGCCTCACCGTCTCCGAGGAGCCCATCATCCGCGACCAGCTCTACCTCGCCGACGAGGCGTTCTTCACGGGCACCGCCGCCGAGGTCACCCCGATCCGCGAGGTCGACGACCGCACCATCGGCGAGGGCAAGATCGGCCCGATCACCCGGCGCCTCCAGCAGCGCTACTTCGACGTGGTGAAGGGCAGCGACGACTCGCACCCCGAGTGGCTGACCTACCTGCGCTGA
- a CDS encoding Smr/MutS family protein has translation MTKRSKARTTKVAKAAGEPFFQPFAGLKRSLQKQKQEKKKEEARIATAEAAKRVQRTSAIVLSASTEGTSTAAKPTAPRGPGAPVDAPPQPIDPDTFAIYMSGVRALDHKGVERIPVTASRVERAAPMAQSPDPDAEARERMRSLVAEGIRFEVTDDGHHLEGRRLDVDPRALRLLRRGRFSIDGSLDLHGHRVEEARLAIEAFVRRRQGDGDRVIALIHGKGNHSPGGRAVLRGEIAAWLSHGAAARHVAAFVTAPEEDGGSGTLLVLLAR, from the coding sequence ATGACGAAGCGCAGCAAGGCCAGGACGACGAAGGTGGCGAAGGCGGCAGGTGAGCCGTTCTTTCAGCCGTTCGCTGGCCTGAAGCGGAGCCTTCAGAAGCAGAAGCAGGAGAAGAAGAAGGAAGAGGCCCGGATCGCCACTGCCGAGGCCGCAAAGCGCGTCCAGCGCACCTCCGCCATCGTCCTGTCGGCTTCGACCGAGGGCACGTCGACCGCAGCGAAGCCCACTGCCCCGCGCGGCCCAGGAGCGCCCGTCGACGCTCCCCCCCAGCCGATCGATCCTGACACCTTCGCCATCTACATGTCAGGCGTCCGCGCCCTGGATCACAAGGGCGTCGAGCGGATCCCGGTCACCGCCAGCCGCGTGGAGCGCGCGGCACCGATGGCGCAGAGCCCCGATCCCGACGCCGAAGCCCGTGAGCGCATGCGATCCCTCGTGGCCGAGGGAATCCGCTTCGAGGTCACCGACGACGGCCATCACCTCGAAGGACGCCGCCTCGACGTCGACCCCCGCGCCCTCCGCCTCCTCCGCCGGGGCCGCTTCTCCATCGACGGCTCGCTCGACCTCCACGGTCACCGGGTCGAAGAGGCGCGCCTCGCCATCGAGGCCTTCGTCCGACGACGCCAGGGTGATGGCGATCGCGTGATCGCGTTGATCCACGGCAAGGGAAACCACTCTCCCGGCGGACGCGCGGTGCTTCGAGGCGAGATCGCGGCCTGGTTGAGCCACGGTGCCGCAGCGCGGCATGTCGCCGCCTTTGTGACCGCCCCTGAAGAGGATGGAGGGAGCGGCACTTTGTTGGTCCTCCTAGCACGTTAG
- a CDS encoding NUDIX hydrolase yields the protein MAHTAFTMVLADWVAVAATTEDGQILLVRQHRHGVDAVTLEVAGGCIDPGEEPEVAALRELREETGYAAEVVESLGWVHPNPAIQGNRCFLYLARGAKHVGPPAGDEHESVEPVLLAPEEIPAATRDGRISHVLAVIALDRALAWLSAHGQRPRP from the coding sequence GTGGCCCACACCGCGTTCACCATGGTGCTGGCGGACTGGGTCGCCGTCGCAGCGACCACCGAGGACGGCCAGATCCTCCTCGTCCGCCAGCACCGTCACGGTGTGGATGCGGTCACCCTCGAAGTCGCCGGCGGCTGCATCGATCCCGGCGAGGAGCCAGAGGTCGCCGCGCTCCGTGAGCTGCGCGAGGAAACGGGCTACGCCGCCGAGGTGGTGGAGTCGCTCGGCTGGGTACACCCGAACCCAGCCATTCAGGGCAACCGCTGCTTCCTTTACCTGGCCCGGGGGGCCAAGCACGTCGGCCCCCCCGCCGGAGACGAGCACGAGAGCGTCGAGCCGGTGCTCCTGGCCCCCGAGGAGATCCCTGCCGCCACCCGCGATGGCCGGATCTCCCACGTGCTCGCGGTCATCGCGCTCGACCGCGCGCTCGCCTGGCTGAGCGCCCACGGACAGCGCCCCCGACCATGA
- a CDS encoding YcbK family protein, producing MASSSAQGGDPGMVHASNPASARRFVGAALTLLLAGGATSLHGATALAAAPSATQQSSPTESKSRPATSDAKGGVKPGEHRARTSKPKPSKKASSTEGSTGAQKMPAAKGDGGKVADTSRADRSRAEKVRAEKDEAQGASTEKSRAIKKADGAGNSARPTVVEKTQDTKAGAKKMTSVEKADDAKDSAKSAKDSTKRTTAAKASTGKQGDEEATAEKGAVSKAGHEKANAKKATPGKTDDDRPGSQKATAEKSATASSSASEAGSRSTDRGRRGKKIAARIGGSKRREDKVAKPIPKPCLGVPVQIDRGGEVERITLVNCAGKPRAEARRQLSILARPWGTPRPASLEEPDAKTPPAPGKRALPPGEIAPGVRLVDPGLLVRIDALARRYPDRQISLVSGYRPRSQGSLHQTARALDLRIAGVSNQDLVAACRTLQDTGCGYYPNSSFTHVDVRSPGTGVVYWIDASGPGETPRYVASWPPPSHEVTPTSDAKPGKEKSESGSGGKGPVETAEKADTEEKKETDASTEKGPAQGTDKAAESPARAKASKGPERAAEGVAEKPGARERKEPPAILKDDVEVDDRDGDRASKSPASPPAPRRETRTEEDT from the coding sequence ATGGCTAGCTCATCGGCTCAGGGCGGGGATCCTGGCATGGTGCATGCGTCGAACCCGGCGTCTGCACGTCGGTTCGTGGGTGCTGCCTTGACCCTTCTGCTCGCCGGGGGGGCCACCTCTCTTCATGGAGCGACCGCGCTGGCGGCGGCCCCGTCCGCAACACAGCAGAGCAGTCCCACCGAAAGCAAGTCGCGGCCCGCGACGTCGGATGCGAAGGGCGGTGTGAAGCCCGGAGAGCATCGCGCCAGAACATCGAAGCCGAAGCCCTCGAAGAAGGCGTCGTCCACGGAAGGCAGCACCGGCGCGCAGAAGATGCCTGCGGCGAAGGGGGACGGCGGGAAGGTCGCTGACACGTCCCGTGCCGACAGGTCACGCGCCGAGAAGGTGCGCGCCGAGAAGGACGAAGCGCAAGGGGCCAGCACCGAGAAGAGCCGTGCCATCAAGAAGGCTGATGGTGCGGGGAACAGCGCGAGGCCGACGGTCGTCGAGAAGACCCAGGACACGAAGGCTGGTGCGAAGAAGATGACGAGCGTCGAGAAGGCCGACGACGCAAAGGACAGCGCGAAGAGCGCGAAGGACAGCACGAAGAGAACGACGGCAGCAAAGGCCAGCACCGGGAAACAGGGAGACGAGGAGGCTACTGCCGAGAAGGGCGCCGTCAGCAAGGCTGGCCACGAGAAGGCAAACGCGAAGAAGGCGACGCCCGGGAAGACGGACGACGACAGACCGGGATCACAGAAGGCGACTGCAGAAAAGTCTGCGACCGCATCGTCGAGTGCCAGCGAGGCCGGCTCGCGGAGCACCGACAGGGGTCGACGCGGCAAGAAGATCGCCGCGCGGATCGGTGGCAGCAAGCGAAGGGAAGACAAGGTTGCCAAGCCGATCCCGAAGCCCTGCCTCGGTGTCCCGGTGCAGATCGATCGCGGTGGTGAGGTCGAGCGGATCACGCTGGTGAACTGCGCGGGCAAGCCACGCGCGGAGGCGCGCCGTCAGCTCTCGATCCTCGCGCGTCCCTGGGGAACGCCGCGACCTGCCTCGCTGGAGGAGCCCGACGCCAAGACGCCTCCTGCTCCAGGGAAGCGCGCCCTGCCACCGGGGGAGATCGCGCCCGGCGTCCGGCTCGTGGATCCAGGCTTGCTCGTGCGCATCGACGCGCTGGCGCGTCGCTACCCCGACCGGCAGATCTCGCTGGTGAGCGGCTACCGACCCCGTAGCCAGGGCAGCCTCCACCAGACGGCTCGCGCGCTGGACCTGCGCATCGCAGGCGTCTCCAACCAGGACCTGGTCGCCGCCTGCCGGACCTTGCAGGACACCGGGTGCGGCTATTACCCCAACAGCTCCTTCACCCACGTCGACGTTCGCAGTCCGGGCACCGGCGTCGTCTACTGGATCGATGCTTCGGGACCTGGAGAGACGCCGCGGTACGTCGCGTCGTGGCCCCCTCCTTCTCACGAGGTGACCCCGACGAGCGACGCGAAGCCGGGCAAGGAGAAGAGCGAGTCCGGGAGCGGCGGGAAGGGACCTGTCGAGACGGCGGAGAAGGCCGACACGGAGGAGAAAAAGGAGACCGACGCATCGACGGAGAAGGGACCGGCCCAGGGGACGGACAAGGCAGCGGAGAGCCCGGCGCGAGCGAAGGCGTCGAAGGGGCCCGAACGCGCCGCCGAGGGGGTCGCCGAGAAGCCCGGCGCACGAGAGCGCAAGGAGCCTCCTGCGATCTTGAAGGACGACGTCGAAGTCGACGACCGCGACGGGGACAGGGCGTCGAAGTCCCCGGCCAGTCCTCCGGCGCCGCGCCGCGAGACCCGCACCGAAGAGGACACCTGA
- the dtd gene encoding D-aminoacyl-tRNA deacylase produces MRAVVQRALRARVEVGGEVVGAIELGLVAFVGAGKDDTDADADYVANKVAGLRVFPDDAGKMSLALAEVGGGVLAISQFTVFGDMRKGLRPGFDGAMEPVQAEALYQRFVASVRAKGLPVATGRFRADMKVYVDNDGPVTILIDSKRTF; encoded by the coding sequence ATGCGCGCGGTGGTGCAGCGCGCTCTGCGCGCGCGGGTCGAGGTGGGCGGTGAGGTGGTCGGCGCGATCGAGCTGGGCCTGGTGGCGTTCGTGGGCGCTGGCAAGGACGACACCGACGCAGACGCCGACTACGTGGCGAACAAGGTCGCCGGTCTCCGGGTGTTTCCCGACGATGCGGGAAAGATGTCGCTCGCGCTGGCCGAGGTGGGCGGCGGGGTGCTGGCCATCAGCCAGTTCACCGTGTTCGGAGACATGAGGAAGGGGCTGCGTCCTGGCTTCGATGGCGCCATGGAGCCGGTACAAGCGGAGGCGCTCTACCAGCGCTTCGTGGCCAGCGTGCGCGCCAAGGGGTTGCCTGTCGCGACAGGCCGCTTCCGGGCAGACATGAAGGTCTATGTCGACAACGACGGCCCCGTGACCATCCTCATCGACTCGAAGCGCACTTTCTGA
- a CDS encoding ketopantoate reductase family protein, with translation MRIAFIGAGALGRVYGVRLATVGAEVTFVVRPERVHETSPFVVEQVNGSKRRDVLDHPRRVAEIPGEVDLILVTVRFDQLTEAGEGSVTELLRRGPDRPALLLTPPMPAQVRTLEQSLERHIFAAMPGVSGYIDERDVVRYWLTGVASTLIEEPEGAPRETLEALAKRLTNADVPARLERDVSTYNAATTTAFFPLIASIDAGGGIDGVLADKVLLTTVLEAAKESDALARKLGRVAPWAHLLTRFIGQYTLKPGVVLARRVSPEAVHFVEAHFGSKLHAQHLAMGASILAIGQEHGVPLPALERLLQVLSSRNSAP, from the coding sequence ATGCGCATTGCTTTCATAGGGGCGGGCGCGCTCGGGCGCGTCTACGGCGTCCGGCTCGCCACGGTGGGGGCCGAAGTCACGTTCGTGGTGCGGCCCGAGCGCGTTCATGAAACCTCCCCGTTCGTCGTCGAACAGGTGAACGGGTCCAAGCGCCGCGACGTGCTCGATCATCCGCGTCGGGTGGCGGAGATCCCCGGAGAGGTGGATTTGATCCTGGTGACGGTGCGCTTCGATCAGCTCACCGAGGCTGGCGAGGGGTCGGTCACCGAGCTTCTGCGGCGCGGGCCCGACCGGCCTGCCTTGCTGCTCACGCCCCCGATGCCTGCGCAGGTGCGGACGCTGGAGCAGTCGCTGGAGCGCCACATCTTCGCGGCGATGCCAGGGGTATCGGGGTACATCGACGAGCGTGACGTGGTCCGCTACTGGCTGACGGGCGTGGCCTCGACGCTGATCGAGGAGCCCGAGGGGGCGCCGCGCGAGACGCTCGAAGCGCTCGCCAAGCGGCTCACCAACGCCGACGTCCCGGCCCGGCTGGAGCGGGACGTGTCGACGTACAATGCCGCGACCACGACGGCGTTCTTCCCGCTGATCGCGTCCATCGACGCGGGTGGCGGCATCGACGGTGTGCTCGCAGACAAGGTCCTGTTGACGACGGTGCTGGAGGCGGCGAAGGAGAGCGACGCCCTGGCTCGAAAGCTCGGACGGGTGGCGCCATGGGCTCACCTGCTCACGCGGTTCATCGGGCAGTACACGCTGAAACCCGGCGTGGTCCTCGCGCGGCGGGTCTCCCCGGAGGCCGTTCACTTCGTCGAAGCCCATTTCGGCAGCAAGCTGCACGCGCAGCACCTGGCGATGGGAGCGAGCATCCTCGCCATCGGGCAAGAGCACGGGGTACCCCTGCCGGCACTCGAGCGGCTCCTGCAGGTGCTCTCGAGCCGGAACTCCGCCCCCTGA
- the pdxA gene encoding 4-hydroxythreonine-4-phosphate dehydrogenase PdxA, translating to MKAPIVAICVGCPSGVGPEVSVLAAARVSDARPLLVGDEAVIRRAATLRRVSQRRIVVVDRAGLSRLAPGTLGVWADSAKLPHPSAFGRPAKEDGAAQLAWIDQATDLVRDGLAQVLVTGPVSKLAIATSGAHGSVDFLGHTEHLARRLGAREVTMAFASAELVTALVTTHLSLASVPAAITPKEVARATFWLARLLRDLGRAKPRVAVAALNPHAGEGGLLGDEEQTRITPGIRLSRRRLLKADVEAEIVGPVGAETAFRLAANGAYDGVVAMYHDQATIPSKLLGFGEAVNVTLGLPIVRTSVDHGTAHDVAGTGRADARGMREAIALAVRLAR from the coding sequence ATGAAGGCGCCGATCGTCGCGATCTGTGTCGGTTGTCCGAGCGGCGTCGGCCCCGAGGTCTCGGTCCTCGCCGCGGCGCGGGTGTCCGACGCAAGGCCGCTGCTCGTCGGTGACGAGGCCGTCATCCGCCGCGCGGCGACCCTTCGACGGGTCAGCCAGCGGCGCATCGTCGTCGTGGATCGCGCCGGCCTGTCACGTCTCGCCCCGGGGACCCTCGGCGTCTGGGCGGACAGCGCGAAGCTCCCCCACCCAAGCGCCTTCGGACGACCAGCGAAAGAGGACGGTGCGGCGCAGCTCGCCTGGATCGATCAGGCCACCGATCTGGTGCGCGATGGTCTCGCGCAAGTGCTCGTGACAGGTCCCGTTTCGAAGTTGGCCATCGCCACCAGCGGGGCGCACGGCTCGGTCGATTTCCTCGGCCACACCGAGCATCTCGCCCGTCGCCTGGGCGCCCGCGAGGTGACCATGGCCTTCGCCTCGGCGGAGCTGGTGACTGCGCTCGTCACCACCCATCTCTCCCTTGCCTCGGTCCCTGCCGCCATCACGCCCAAGGAGGTCGCGCGCGCCACGTTCTGGCTCGCCCGGCTCCTCCGCGATCTCGGCCGCGCCAAGCCCCGAGTGGCCGTCGCCGCCTTGAACCCTCACGCTGGAGAGGGCGGGCTCCTCGGGGACGAAGAGCAGACGCGCATCACCCCTGGCATTCGCCTCTCCCGTCGACGCCTCCTCAAAGCCGACGTCGAGGCCGAGATCGTCGGCCCAGTCGGCGCAGAGACCGCCTTTCGTCTGGCAGCGAATGGCGCTTATGACGGCGTCGTGGCGATGTACCACGACCAGGCGACCATCCCGAGCAAGCTCCTCGGCTTCGGTGAGGCCGTGAACGTCACGCTGGGCCTGCCCATCGTGCGCACCAGCGTCGATCACGGCACGGCCCACGACGTCGCCGGCACGGGACGAGCCGATGCGCGAGGCATGCGAGAGGCCATTGCCCTCGCCGTCCGCCTCGCGCGCTGA